Below is a window of Sulfurisphaera ohwakuensis DNA.
TTTTTACTTAGTTCTTCACTGGGTTTAACTTCTATTGGAAATTCATTTCTAATTAGCCTACTAAATGGCTTTACTGCGTAGATTATTGCCCTAGATGAGGAATATTCCTTCAAGTTTTCTTTCCTTTCAGCCATTGGATCTAACGGAGTACTGGTAACGTTTTTAATAACGTCTATCGAAGTTGCTGGATCAGATCTAGTACACATAGCCCATACTACCTGGTTTAAGTCTGAAGGATCAATGTCATCGTCAACTACAATTACATATCTCCCGCCATAAGCACCTAAAGGACTTGTGCTAACTAAATGCCCTACCATAGTTGCATGACCGGCAAAAGATTGCTTTATTGATATTACAATAAATGCTCTCGAGAAACCAACTTCATGAGCCCAAACTCCTTTTATATTAGGTACTCCAGCTCTTTCTAGGAAATCCCAAATCATAGCAGATCTTATGGGACATCTAAAATAAGAATAATCATATGGAGGTATACTAGGTGCAGTACCTAATAATATTGGATCTTGTCTATAATAAACCCTCTTAACATCAATTACTGGACTTTTCATTCTCCCTCCAGCATAATATCCCATAAACTCCCCAAAAGGTCCCTCATCAGTTAATTCACCAGTTATATATCCCTCTACAGCTATTTCACTGTCAGCAGGAATAGGGAGACCAGTAACTTCACCTCTAAACACTCTGAATCTTTCTCCTATTACTGCTCCTGCAAAATTGTATTCAGAAACTCCTAAAGGTACTTCCATACCAGCAAATATTAAAAGAGACAAAGGTGGGCCAAAGGATATTGCTATTGGAGCTTTCTTACCTTTACTCAAATATTTTTCAATATGTAATCTACCATGGTGACTGGCCTCTATAAATATTGCCAATCTATTTTTGTCAACTAGCATTACCCTATAAGTTCCTACATTAACCCAATTAGAGTCTGGGTCACTTGTTATTACTGCATCTGCTGTACCTATGTATCTCCCACCATCCATTTCATGCCATTTAGGTGCGGGAAATTTTAAGAGATTCACATTATCCTCCTTGTCAACGTTTTCTAAAAAAGGTGCATCAGAAACTTCCAGTGGTTCATAGTTTCTGTATTCTTTATAAGCATAATTTAATCTTTCCCTCAACTTTAAGACCAATTCCATATTATTCAAATTGGGAGAAAAACCTAAGGCTAAACTAACCCTCCTAGAATCTAAAAGTGTTCCAGTAAGAAGCCTAAATCCTTTTGGATAATCAACTATCTCGTCAAATAGTAAAGTATATTTGTTCTTCTTTGCATTAAGGTCAGTAATTGCTCCAATTTCTAAATTCCAGTTTGCTCCCTTAATCTCCCTCAAAAGGTTTAATCTTCTAACCTCTTCAATAAACTTTCTAATTTCCATATTCTACTCTACCATATTTAGGGTATTAATACTTGTCTTCCTGTCACTTTATTAGATTCTAAATTATCTAAAGCTTCATTAGCTTCTTCTAATGATAATTTAGTTACAACAATTCTTATCTTTCCACTTTCAGCTAATTTTATGATTTCTAGAAAGTCTCTTCTATTACCAGTTAGAGTACCAATAAATTCCCAACCCATAGAGTGTAACTTTAACCCAGCTTCTTGTGGAAGACCTCCACCAAAAGTACCGACTTTAATATATCTTCCCAATTTTGCTAATGTGATATAATAGTTTTTTATAGTACTCTCAGAACCTACAAAGTCTAATATAGCATCAACTCCTCTTCCTTCAGTTATCCTCAATATTTCTTGAAATAAACTTTGATCTTTACCATTTATAACATAGTCAGCCCCTAATATTGACGCTAATTTTAGTCCTTCTTCGTTAATGTCTACTGCTATCACAGTAGAACCGTATAGAGCTTTAACTATTTGAACACCGAAACTTCCCAATCCGCCTCCAGCACCTATAATCATAGCATATTTAGATGGAGTTAAATTGGCTAGTCTAGCAGCCCTATAAGCCGTAACCCCTGCACAAGCTAAAGGTGAAGCCTCCTCTACTGATAACTTATTTACTTTATATACATAGTTAAAGTTAGAAACTACGTATTCAGCATATCCTCCATTAGTACTTATTCCTAACCATATAGGAAAATCACAATATTGCTCCTCTCCTATCTTACAGTAGTAGCAATTCCCCTCTCCTTGCCAAGGATTTATTATAACCTTATCTCCTTTTGTAAATCCTATAACCTCATCTCCAATATCTTCTATTACTCCCGCTATTTCATGTCCCGGAATAAAGGGTAGTTTAGGCGGATTTACAGATACTCTCTTATATATTGTACCACTTCTTACTGATACATCAGTATGACATACGCCTGCACTTCTTACTCTAATGAGAACTTGATTTTGCTTAAGTTTAGGAACATCAACATCTTCTAATTTTAACGGCTTTCCAAATTCCTTAATCAATATAGCTTTCATATAGCTCCCTTTTCAACTGATTCAACTTCCTTTAAAATATTACCCTTCGTATCTTTAGTTATAATTGAGGATATTAATAGAATTATCCCTACAATCACTAGAGCGTAAAACATAACTGATGGAAACTTTGATGCACCAATAGACGCTAATACTAGGCTTATAATAGTTGGAGAGGCTCCTCCTATAGCGAAACCTGTATTCCAAGTAAATGCAACACCAGTTCCTCTAATACTAGTAGGATAAGCCTCATTCAGATATGTCATTAACATACCTCCTCCGAAATCGCTTAATAATGATATTAAAAACGTCACTGGAATTACATTATTAAAAGAACTTGTAGTTAAAGATCCTAAATATAAATATAGAGGAGAAATAGCAATTACTATTACTGCTCCTATTATTGACATTAACTTTCTTCCTATATGTTGAGAAATTTCACCTCCTAATGTAGGGCCTATTATCATACCAATTGAAGCTATTATCATTGTAATTCCTATTTCAGCCTTTGTTAAACCGTTAATTTTACTTAGAAATGTTGGAAATAAACCTTGTGTTAAATAATACATCAACGCCCAACCAACAGTAAGTACTAAAGCAATGCCGAATGTTCTTCTATATTTTGAGAAAAGCTCCCTAACTGGTGATTTTATAGTTTTCCCTCTCTCTTTAGTTTTTTGCCAAGCATCTGACTCTGGAACTAAATAGCTAACAAAACCTAATACTGCCAATGGCAGAAGCCCACCGAAAAACATTACTCTCCAGCCCCATATTAAATAGGAAGAGCCATGGAATAATAGAGCAGTCATATAAAACCAAGCAGAAGCGATTAAATATGCAGCACCAGCAGCAGAGAAACCTATTCCACCTACCCAGCCTCTATGTCTTTCTGGTACCGATTCTGGTCCTATAGTATGACTTCCAGCAGTCACGCCTCCAACAAAGAATCCCTCCGCTAATCTTACTAGTATTATAAGTATTGGAGCAAAAATTCCTACTACTGCATAAGTTGGTAATGCTCCTTGAAGGCTCGCAGTAATAACTAGGCCTATTATACCATAGATTATTGCCCTCTTTCTTCCTAATTTGTCCGAAATATTGTTTCCAAAATACAGTGCTCCTACTGGTCTCATAAGAAATGATGTTAAAAATGTAGCGTAAGTAGCAGCTATTGCAAGAAACACTACCTTTGATGGGAAGAATAGTTCTGCTATATAAGGAGTTACGAGTAGGATACTAAATAGGTCATACAAATCAAATGTCCACGCTAAAAACGTAGCTAATATCCATTTAGCATGTTTACTAGTTAGTTTATCATCTGGTTTCATTTTATATTAACCTCTGAACTATAGTTTATTATTTTCACTTATAAATGTTACTTGAATATAATGCATTATAAAAATAATAAATTTAATCATTAGTATTTTTCGAACCGCTGAATACATCAAATTAGTTTGAATTTAAAGTAGGTTTTAGCCAGCCATAGTGTTAACATTAAGCTATCTTTAAGATTATATTTAAGGATATATTATCTAATATGCTTACTCTTTGTGTAAATTCTATATATCATCTTATTGCGGATCCCTGAATACATTTTACAAAAGTAATTTCAAGCAATAATTCTTTCTTTCTTATTTAGAAAATTTTATAATTAAAGGAAAAGTTAAGGTAAGGAGACCAGTTACACCTTAGAAATCAAAAAGAGAGTTCCCAAACAATCTTTAACAATAGAGTTGATCTTTTATTTAAAATACCGGATTAATGAACATGGAAATACAGAGATAAATTCACAAATCTGAAACCGTTAATTATGATAAGGAGACGTATAATATGGAGATAGTAAAACTGTTTAACACTTATTAGGGAATTACAAATTTTTATATCCGGTCATTAAAGGGAGACAATAAGCCTTCAAATTGCTCGGAAATCTTATTTAGAAGAAGACCTTGCACTTTAAAATCTCAAAATATATAATTCATATAAACAACTCAATTAATATTTATTTCTTACTTTATGATAAAAGATAAGATTTAATCGATTTAAGATAGCAATTTTATGATATTGACGATATATTTTTAAAAACTATTAGATAATAAAAATTCCCTAAAGTACTACACCCTTTGAAATGAGTATAATCTAGCCAGATAAAGTCTCTTAACAATGACTACTGATCAGATTATTTCCAAAATTATTTATATAACTGTATATACTATATTCCGTTAGTATTGTTTAAACATCATTTGAATTAATTAACTAATTTAAGCTTATTAATCTAATAGTACTATTAATCTTATGAAATCCCTCATAGACCTTTCAAGACCTAAAAGGCTCGTAAGGATAATCCCAATAATATTCTTTCTATATTTGATAAATTTTCTAGATAGGGTT
It encodes the following:
- a CDS encoding UbiD family decarboxylase, producing the protein MEIRKFIEEVRRLNLLREIKGANWNLEIGAITDLNAKKNKYTLLFDEIVDYPKGFRLLTGTLLDSRRVSLALGFSPNLNNMELVLKLRERLNYAYKEYRNYEPLEVSDAPFLENVDKEDNVNLLKFPAPKWHEMDGGRYIGTADAVITSDPDSNWVNVGTYRVMLVDKNRLAIFIEASHHGRLHIEKYLSKGKKAPIAISFGPPLSLLIFAGMEVPLGVSEYNFAGAVIGERFRVFRGEVTGLPIPADSEIAVEGYITGELTDEGPFGEFMGYYAGGRMKSPVIDVKRVYYRQDPILLGTAPSIPPYDYSYFRCPIRSAMIWDFLERAGVPNIKGVWAHEVGFSRAFIVISIKQSFAGHATMVGHLVSTSPLGAYGGRYVIVVDDDIDPSDLNQVVWAMCTRSDPATSIDVIKNVTSTPLDPMAERKENLKEYSSSRAIIYAVKPFSRLIRNEFPIEVKPSEELSKKVMEKWSEIFSN
- a CDS encoding NAD(P)-dependent alcohol dehydrogenase gives rise to the protein MKAILIKEFGKPLKLEDVDVPKLKQNQVLIRVRSAGVCHTDVSVRSGTIYKRVSVNPPKLPFIPGHEIAGVIEDIGDEVIGFTKGDKVIINPWQGEGNCYYCKIGEEQYCDFPIWLGISTNGGYAEYVVSNFNYVYKVNKLSVEEASPLACAGVTAYRAARLANLTPSKYAMIIGAGGGLGSFGVQIVKALYGSTVIAVDINEEGLKLASILGADYVINGKDQSLFQEILRITEGRGVDAILDFVGSESTIKNYYITLAKLGRYIKVGTFGGGLPQEAGLKLHSMGWEFIGTLTGNRRDFLEIIKLAESGKIRIVVTKLSLEEANEALDNLESNKVTGRQVLIP
- a CDS encoding MFS transporter, whose amino-acid sequence is MKPDDKLTSKHAKWILATFLAWTFDLYDLFSILLVTPYIAELFFPSKVVFLAIAATYATFLTSFLMRPVGALYFGNNISDKLGRKRAIIYGIIGLVITASLQGALPTYAVVGIFAPILIILVRLAEGFFVGGVTAGSHTIGPESVPERHRGWVGGIGFSAAGAAYLIASAWFYMTALLFHGSSYLIWGWRVMFFGGLLPLAVLGFVSYLVPESDAWQKTKERGKTIKSPVRELFSKYRRTFGIALVLTVGWALMYYLTQGLFPTFLSKINGLTKAEIGITMIIASIGMIIGPTLGGEISQHIGRKLMSIIGAVIVIAISPLYLYLGSLTTSSFNNVIPVTFLISLLSDFGGGMLMTYLNEAYPTSIRGTGVAFTWNTGFAIGGASPTIISLVLASIGASKFPSVMFYALVIVGIILLISSIITKDTKGNILKEVESVEKGAI